One region of Oncorhynchus mykiss isolate Arlee chromosome 8, USDA_OmykA_1.1, whole genome shotgun sequence genomic DNA includes:
- the LOC110530461 gene encoding kelch-like protein 14: MSRSGDRTSTFDPTHSDTLLHGLNLLWRKQLFCDVTLTAQGQQFHCHKAVLASCSQYFRCLFSSSHMLNNEGTNNNKDQGSSGTPSSSPDDKLMASTRSINNLVLQGCSSIGLRLVLEYLYTANVTLSLDTVEEVLSVSKILNVPQITKLSVQFLNDQISVQNYKQICKIAALHGLDETKKLANKYLVEDVLLLNFEEMCAMLDALPPPVESELALFQMSVLWLEHDRETRMHYAPDLMKRLRFALIPAPELVERVQSVDFMRSDPVCQKLLMDAMNYHLMPFRQHCRQTTASKIRSNKRMLLLVGGLPPGPDRLPSNLVQYYDDEKKTWKILTIMPYNSAHHCVVEVENFILLLGGEDQWNPNGKHSTNHVSRYDPRFNSWIQLPPMQERRASFFACCLDKHLYVIGGRNESGYLSSVESYNLETNEWNYVASLPQPLAAHAGAVHNGKIYISGGVHNGEYVSWLYCYDSIMDVWARKQDMNTKRAIHALAGMNDRLYTIGGNHLKGFSHLDVMLVECYDPKADQWNILQTPILEGRSGPGCCILDNSIFLVGGYSWSMGAYKSSTICFSPEKGTWTELEGEVAEPLAGPSCSTVTLPACLPFNK; this comes from the exons ATGTCCAGATCGGGTGATAGAACATCCACCTTTGACCCTACACACAGTGACACCCTGCTGCACGGGCTCAACCTGCTATGGAGGAAACAGCTTTTCTGTGATGTGACTCTCACTGCCCAAGGACAGCAGTTCCACTGCCACAAAGCAGTGCTGGCGTCCTGCTCTCAGTATTTCAGGTGTCTCTTTTCCAGCAGTCATATGCTCAACAACGAGGGGACCAACAACAACAAGGACCAGGGGAGCAGTGGTACCCCATCTTCCTCCCCCGATGACAAGCTGATGGCAAGCACCCGGTCCATCAACAACCTGGTCCTCCAAGGCTGCTCCTCCATCGGACTACGGCTAGTGCTGGAGTACCTGTACACTGCCAACGTCACTCTCTCTCTGGACACTGTGGAAGAGGTGCTCTCAGTCAGCAAGATCCTTAATGTCCCCCAGATCACCAAGCTCAGCGTGCAGTTCCTCAACGACCAGATCTCTGTACAGAACTACAAGCAGATCTGCAAGATCGCAGCACTGCACGGCTTGGACGAGACCAAGAAGCTGGCCAACAAGTACCTGGTGGAGGATGTGCTGCTGCTGAACTTTGAGGAGATGTGCGCCATGCTGGACGCTCTGCCGCCCCCGGTGGAGTCAGAGCTGGCCCTCTTCCAGATGTCTGTGCTGTGGCTGGAGCATGACCGGGAGACTCGCATGCACTACGCCCCGGACCTGATGAAGAGGCTGCGCTTCGCCCTCATCCCGGCCCCAGAGCTGGTGGAGAGGGTGCAGTCGGTTGACTTCATGAGGAGTGACCCAGTGTGCCAGAAGCTGCTGATGGATGCCATGAACTACCACCTGATGCCCTTCAGACAGCACTGCAGGCAGACCACAGCCAGCAA GATTCGTTCCAATAAGAGGATGCTGTTGCTGGTGGGTGGCTTGCCTCCTGGACCTGATCGACTCCCCAGTAATCTGGTCCAGTACTATGATGACGAGAAGAAGACATGGAAGATCCTCACTA TAATGCCTTACAACAGTGCCCATCACtgtgtggtggaggtggagaactTCATACTACTGCTGGGTGGAGAGGACCAGTGGAACCCCAATG GAAAGCACAGCACTAATCATGTCAGCCGGTATGATCCACGATTTAACAGTTGGATACAACTTCCGCCTATGCAGGAAAG GAGAGCCAGTTTCTTTGCCTGCTGCCTGGATAAGCACCTGTATGTGATTGGTGGGAGGAACGAGTCAGGCTACCTCTCCAGTGTGGAATCCTACAACCTGGAGACTAACGAGTGGAACTACGTGGCCTCCCTGCCCCAGCCCCTAGCCGCACACGCTGGAGCAGTGCACAATGGGAAAATATATATCTCAG GTGGAGTCCATAATGGAGAATATGTTTCCTGGCTGTATTGCTACGACTCCATCATGGATGTGTGGGCCAGGAAACAGGATATGAACACAAAGAGAGCCATTCATGCCCTGGCTGGGATGAATGACCGCCTCTACACTATTGGGGGCAACCATCTGAAAG GTTTCTCTCACCTGGACGTAATGCTGGTGGAGTGTTATGACCCCAAAGCGGACCAGTGGAACATCCTCCAGACACCAATCCTGGAGGGACGCAGTGGCCCCGGCTGTTGCATCCTGGACAACAGCATCTTCCTAGTGGGAGGATACAGCTGGAGCATG GGAGCCTACAAGTCTTCCACCATCTGCTTTAGCCCAGAGAAGGGGACCTGGacagagctggagggagaggTGGCAGAGCCCTTAGCAGGCCCATCCTGTTCCACTGTCAcattgcctgcctgtctgcccttCAACAAATAA